The genomic segment AATAATTTTGGTAACAGGAGTATGGCCGGAATAAATAATACCAATTGTCTAAGCATCACAATCATACCTGCTTTTTTACCGTCGCCGATTGATTGGAAAAATGTAAGCGTCATAATCATAATTCCATACAAGATAAACGTAGAATAAAACATCTTAAAGTTTATCACACCTGCTTCAATAATCTCGCTTCTTACACTAAACAATGACAATAATTTTTCCGAACAAAACATTGACGGTATCCATGAAACTGCTGCAAGAATAGTTGCTCCATACATAAAAACCTTCATCGTATCTTTTACTCTTTGATATTGCTTCGCTCCGAAATTTGCTCCGATAACAGGCTGCAATCCTTGACTCATCCCCCATAGCGGAATAAAAGAGAACATATACAGTCTCATTGTAGCGGCCATTAAAATCCCCCAATTATCTTCTCCGTATGTAAAGGCTTGCTTAAATAAAAATGTTTGCTGTACTGCAAATAAAATTTGCATCATCATCGCCGAAGTTCCGATGCTGAACATTTCACTATATATTGCCTTGTGTTTTTGAATGTTATGGATACCCACAAAAGCGCTCTTCTTTGCAAAATAATGAAAGGTTAATACGGCTTGTACAATTTGAGATAGTACCGTTGCAATGGCTGCACCTTCAATAGCATATTCTCCCATGAGTTTCATAAAAATAGGGTCTAAAATAATGTTTAACAGCGCACCGGCTCCCATAATCAACATGGACTGCTTTAATGCCCCTTCACCGCGCATCGTCATATTACCGGCCTGAGCAAAATTAACGAATATGGAACCAAAGAACACAACTCTCAAATATCTAACACCAAGTTCTTTAATATTCCCTTTAGCTCCTACCAAATCCAAAAAATGAGGTGCAAATACCAAGCCTAATATTGTGATAATTACAGAAAACAAAACAACCCAATAGCAAAAGTTCCCGAATATTTTGTCTGTTGTTTCTTTATCTCCTTTGCCTATTGCTCTCGATAGTATTGAAGCGCTGCCGACACCTATCAAAGCGGATATGCCGCCGTTTATAATTGTCAAAGACATAGATACACTGATTGCTGACATAGCGTAATCGCCAATCAGCCGTCCCGCAAATACTCCATCCATAAACGGATACAATCCTATAACAATCATCCCAATTATTCCGGGAATTGCCAGCTTAAATAACAGTTCTTTGGGACTCTTGGTTAAGAGTTGTGTTTTCATATCTTCTTTCATTACATTACTCTCTCTATATGTGTTATCTGTTTTCTACATCAACGATGTACTGTATCATTGTTTCTTTTATATATTTTTTATGTTTGCTGTAAGACTTTCTCGCACCAAGAACTTCCGAACTTACTATCAATCCATTGATATAATTCACTAAAAAACCGTCTCTAAATATATTCGCTTTAATTCCAAGTTGCTTAGCAATTAAAGTAAGCTCATCAGTCGTCTTGCGTTTTAATTCCCGATACAATTTTTCCAAATCATCATTATAGTTTTTTGCCTGTAAAAGCAGAGCGTACAGTTTCATCAAATCCGTGTCGGCTAAGGACTTGTCAACTAAAATTTCACCCATTTGCTGATATTTATCTTTGCCTTGATTATTTTTTAAATACTCGCTTATCAAGCTATTTCTATAATTATTTCCATCAAGCATTAAGTCTTTCAGCATTTCATTTGTACTTGCATAATGATGATAAACGCCTCCTCTGCTCATACCTATTTCCGTAATAACATCTTCCATCGTTGTACTTTGAAAGCCTTTTGTTAAAAAACACCTTTTTGCCGCTTCTCGAATTTCTTTTTTTCTCATTTGTCCGACTTTTTGTTCTTCTTCTTTCAAAATAAAATTACTCCTTGCTTGTTCAAAAAACCGACATTTATGTCGGTTTTTTGAATTATAGTTCTATTAAAAGTCAGTGTCAAGTACGGATGTGATATACAGATGCCAATACGTCGGGCTATATTAAACTCGGATCTATCACCGATGCGAAAAATCTGAAAGCGACGATCGATAAGGCAAAAGAGAACGTCTCATTCGTCCGGGCAAAAAGCACGGAAAAAGAAAAAGGCAGCGCCGCTTTGACACCGGAACAGCAAGAGGTGTATGCTGCTTATGAAGAAATCTGCCGCGCATTGATTGCCAAAGACCGCGCAATAGTAACAGCCGTAAGGAAGAAATGTTAATCAAGTTCCGGGTATCAGGTATTCAGTTGTACGATGACGCTGGAAGAACAGGAACGCACCTTGGGTTCGTGGCATCCTGAAGATTAGATTTTATGGGAGGAAGATATCGTCCTGGTCGATGCGCTGACCGAAAATCTTAGGCGGGTGGGTTTTAAAGTTGCAAGCGTCCTGCGAACCACCGGCGACGGATATTACGAAAGCTGCATCGGCGCAATCGAAAACAATCAGATTGAGGTTACCGTGTAACGGGAGAGGCAAAAAATCGGAATTGCAGGAGGTACATCAAATGGACACATATCTTTGTGAAACAAAAATGCTCGATTATTCCAATCCGAGTATTAAAGCGCTGATACAAGAAAAAAACTGGCGCACGCTTGATACGTTTGAGCGCATCAAATCGATATACAATTTTGTGCGTGATGACATTCTCTTCGGTTATAATATCGACGACAATATCAGCGCTTCAAAGGTTTTAAAAGACGGGTACGGTCAGTGTAACACGAAAGCCACGCTGTTTATGGCGTTGCTCCGCGCATGCGGTATTCCGTGCAGGATACACGGATTTACAATAGATAAAAAACTGCAGCAGGGCGCAATGACGGGCTTTGTGTATAGAAATGCGCCGAAAAATATTTTTCACAGTTGGGTCGAAGTGTATTTTGAAGAGCGCTGGTATGAGCTTGAAGCATTGATTCTTGATACGCAATACCTTACTAAACTGCAAGCGATGCATAAAACCTGTACTGGCGCCTTTTGCGGATACGGCGTAGGTGTAAAAGATTTTAACAAGCCGGTGATCGACTTTAATCGGAACGACACTTATATCCAAAGCGAAGGCATCAATCAGGATTTCGGCGTATACGATTCTCCCGATGAACTTTTAAAAGAGCATCATCAGCAAATGTCGCCGCTCAAGCGGTTTGCGTATCGGCACATCGGGCGGCACTTGATGAATCGCAATATCAAAAAAATAAGGAACGCCTAAAAGGCCGCATAATTTTTTCATTAGTTCGTAAATGTCATTTTTTTTGTCTCCATCTCGTCTTATGCCTACAGCCACGACAATAACTTCAACTTCAGTCTCTTTAACTTGATAAATTATTCTGTATCGTTGTCCAACAGAACGAATGGAGCGATAATCTTGTAAATTGCCTTTCAAAGGCTTTCCTACTTTCAGAGGATATTCTTTTAACACCTCGATCTTTTCCATAATCTGCTGTTGAGATTTACCGTCAAGTTTAGTGATAAACTCTGCAGCAATTTGAGTTAATTTTATTGTGTACACATTAGACCTGCCTTGAATGTGTCAAAATCTACAAGTTTGTTTTCATTTATCTGTTTAATTCCCATAGACAGGTCTTTTGACAATTGTTCGTCTGCCAGTATTTCCAAAGTTTCCTGAATACACTCATAGGTATCCCAGCGAAGCAAAGCAAATACTTCTTTGCCATGATTAGTAATAGAGATTGTATCATCATAATCCATCGTATTTTCGAGTGATGTGATTTTCTTTCTTGTCTCCGTTATGGTCATAGTTGAAATCATAAAAACCTCCTATTTGCTTATAATGTACACTATTTTGTACAAAAACAACAATTACCTATTTTGGCAGCAACAGCATAACAACAGGAATCAGCACAATGAATAAAATGGTGCTTGTTGTCACAACGTTCGTTGCATACTCTATATCGCCATTGCCTTCATCGGCCAATATAGGCAGTACTGTTAGCGCCGGTACCGCAGTCTGAACAATTAATGTCCGGCGTAAAACGCTGTCGATTGTCATTCCTGTCTTGGCGGAAGCAAATATAATAAATGCCATCACAAGTGGACTTAATATAAATTTTCCAAGGAGCGCCGTCACGGTATCCCTATCGAAATGAATGCTCTTTAAGCCGGCCTTCGATAAAACAACCCCGATATAGATCAGCGAGAGCGGTGTTACAAGATTCCCGAGATAAGTAAAAGTCGCCATTATCATCGCAGGAATTGTAATCCCCGATAATAAAACGGCGATTGCAATGATGAATCCGATGATAGGCGGGGATAAAATCTTTTTGAGGTTGATTTTCCTGCGGGAAAGGCTGTCCGCTTTAGAATCGTTCGCAATAAGGATGGAACCTATCGTCCATGTCGATATCGTGTTCAATACGTAATATACAAGAAAATATTTGACTGCAGCATCTCCAAACAGTGCTTCGTTTAGGGGCATTCCGATAAAAATCGTATTGGCATTTACAATAGTGTTGACAAATATCCCGCGCCTCCCCTTCGGGATCTTTGTAACCTTCATGAGAAAAAAAGCAAATACATAATTCACTACAAATGCGGCAGCCCCGATTAACAGAGGAAGCGCAAGCGTTTTTAGTTCGGCTACAGTTAGGTTTTTTGTGACGGAAATAAAAACGGAGGCCGGTAATGCGATGTTCATTACGAGATAGGATACATTCGTATTGAAGCCGTCATCAATTCTTTTTTTCTGATGAATAAGGTATCCGATTAAAATCAAAATTATAATCGGCATAATGCTTTTTACGACATCAACAATTACCATAACCGCCCCCGATTGTTCGTATAAGCCTCGTTCGTATCGATCGTGCTTTAATACTCCGGCTTCCAGATACAGCTTTTGACCGTTTTTTCCACGTCATCCGTTGCAACGCGGTTTAATTTTTGACGGACGGCACACGAAGCAACTGCGACGGCAACCGCTTCGGAAAATTCCGTCAGCCGCGCTACCGGAGGCAAAACCGCTTCTCCGGGTTTTCCGGTTTCAAGAAATGCTCCAAGCGAGTGTGCGGCTGCCGAGATCATTTCATCTGTCATCAGCTTTGAATTTACCGCGATACTGCCTAATCCCAATCCCGGATAAATCAGCGCATTATTTGCCTGCCCGATTGTGTACGTGACGCCCTTGTATTCCACCGGATCGGCAGGAATTCCCGTTGCCACCATTGCGCGGCCATCCGACCAATGAATTAAGTCTGAAGCCGTAGCTTCAGCCAGCTCTGTAGGATTACTGAGCGGGAAAATAATCGGATGTTCACACCATGATGCCATAGCGCGGACAATTTCTTCCGTAAAGGTTCCCGGCGTTGTCGATGTTCCCACAAGAATCGTCGGACGTATTGCCATAACAGCTTTTGTAAGAGAGGTAAGGCTTGCCGTATCGGCAAATTCGCTGCGTTTCCGCGCAAACGGTTTCTGTTCAGGCGTCAGATCATCCATGTCGTCAAACAAGAGCCCTTGCTTATCTACCATATAAAAGTGCTTGCGGGCTTCCTCTTCAGAAAGACCTTGCGCAACCATTTCTCTGAAAATACGATCCGTGATTCCGGCTCCTGCCGTTCCCGCACCGAAGCATAGATATATCTGCTCTGTAAGCTTCTGTCCGTTGATTTTCATGGCGCCGAGGATTCCCGCAAGTGTAATGATACCGGTTCCCTGACAGTCATCATTGAATACGGGGAATGTTTTGCGGTATGTCTGCAGAACCTTTGCAGCATTCGATCTGCCGAAGTCTTCAAAGTGAAGGTATAAGTCTGGGAAAAGCCGTTCCGCCGTCATTACAAATTGATCGATGAATCGGTAATAGGTATCTCCATATATTCTTTTGTGATGATTGCCCAGATAGAGCGGATCATTCAGCAGCGTGTCTCTATTTGTTCCACAATCCAGCACAACCGGCAGCACCGATTTCGGGTCAATTCCAGCAGCAGCAGTATAGACCATCAGCTTTCCTACGGAGATATCAACGCCATTCGTTCCCCAATCACCGATACCGAGTATACCCTCTGCGTCTGTAGCAACGATAAGTTTGATGTGTCTGTCAGCGGCGGCATGACGAAGCGCATCTTCAATTTGCTCAGGAGAATCAATCGACAGGAAAGCTGCACCCTGCGTATCGACAAACTGCTCGCTATACTGCTCGATACTTTCTGCGATAACCGGATCATAAACAATCGGCATCAACTCTACAATATGTTCATGGAATACGTGATAGAAAAGTGTTCGGTTGTGATTGAAGATATCCATAAGGAATCTTCTTTTTTCTATTCTGGAAGTTTTCCGTTCCATCTGGCGGTAGATTCTGTCGGCTTGCGTTTCAATATCGTCAACACAGGGAGGAAGTAAACCTTCCAGATGATACTGTTTCCTTTCTTTCGCGGAGAATGCTGTTCCTTTATTCAGAAACGCATCATTGATAAGGTCATAGCCATATTTTTCCATACGTGTTCCTCCATATTGCCGTTGTGGTTATCTGATTTTCTACTATAATAGAATATACCACCCTAGTTCGGAGTATAGCATAGATACGGAGTGTTGGATAGGTTAGTTTTTTTAACAAATCAGCAAAGAACCGGATAAGAAGATTCAAAGATTTTTTCAAGCTTTGTAGAAACAGCAGAGTTCTTCCATAAGTATATTCCTTCCGTAGTCCTCAGAGAAGACCTTGTACTTGCCAGGTCTATAGCCTTCGGCTAAAATGTAATCACAATACATATTAGCCGAAAGGAGCCCGTATGCGTTATATTTCCAGAAGTTTGGAAAAGATAGTCTTAGAGGTAACAAAAGAATATCCGGTAGTATTGGTAACAGGCCCAAGACAGGTTGGGAAAACCACCATGCTTCAAAAGTTGATGGAGAATACAGACAGAGACTATGTGTCGCTCGATGATTTGCATGAGAGAGCTCTTGCAAAGACCGATCCGGAACTGTTTTTGCAGCTGCATAAGCCGCCCGTACTGATCGATGAAGTGCAGTATGCGCCTGAATTATTCACCTATATAAAAATATATGCGGATAAAAACCGCAGCAACGGTGATTTCTGGCTTACCGGTTCTCAAGCTTTTAAGCTGATGCAGGGAATTCAGGAGTCATTGGCAGGAAGAGTAGCGGTGCTCTCATTAGCCTCGTTATCGCAGGCAGAGATTTACGGAAATAGACTTGAGCCGTTTGTACTCGATATGAAAAAACTTTCCGCACGGAGCAGAGAGCGAAAACCTGCAAATGTCGGAGAAATTTTTGACAGAATATATAAAGGCTCCATGCCTGCGGTTATAAGCGGTCAAAATAAGAACACTCACATTTTTTACAGCAGTTATGTAACAACATATATTGAAAGAGATGTAAGAGCGCTTTCGGATTCGATTGACTCTTTAAAATTTTTGCGGTTTATAACTGCCGTTGCCGCACGGTGCGGACAGCTGCTCAATATCGCCGACATAGCACGGGATGCGGACATTAATCAAAAGCAGGTGAAGGGCTGGCTGGGTATTCTTGAAACGTTAGGAATTATTTTTTACTTACACCCTTATTCAAATAATATGTTAAAGCGCCTCGTAAAAACTCCCAAGCTGTATTTTTATGATACGGGATTAGTCTGCTATCTGACAAAGTGGGGCAGTGCGGAAACGCTGGAAAGCGGCGCTATGAACGGAGCCATACTTGAAAATTATGTTGTTTCCGAAATAATGAAAACATATCTCAATAACGGTAAAGCGCCCTTTATGTATTATTATCGGGACAAAGATGCGAAAGAAATCGATATCGTATTAGAGCATGACGGCGTACTTAATCCGATAGAAATTAAGAAATCCGCAAATCCGGGTTCCGAGCTTGTCAAAGTATTCAGCTTACTGGATAATGCTTCTATTCCGCGTTCTAAAGGCGCGGTAATCTGCATGAAACCGGAGCTTTCGGCAATTGATAGGGAAAACTACATCGTGCCGGTTTGGGTGATTTGAAATTTGTAGAATGTGTTATCAAAAGGGGATATTTATGAGAATATGCCAAAGCTGCGGAATGCTGCACAATAACAATCCGCAAACGCCGGAAGAAATAAGATAAGGAGAACTAACTCTATGCCGAGACCTACAACAAAAGAAGATTTAATCAAAGCTGCAAATGAGCAGTTTGCAAAACTGTGGACATTAATCGACGGAATGACTGACGAAGAAAAATCCGCCGATATTGTTCCGAACGATCGCGATAAAAACGTACGCGATATTTTGGTCCATCTGTATGAATGGCATTGCCTTTTGCTGAATTGGATACAGTCCAACACAAACGGAAAGCCTGCCCCTTTTTTACCGGCGTCCTATAATTGGAAAACCTATCCGCAGATGAATATCGAATTTTGGGAAAAACACCAAACTACGCCATATACCGACGCCGAAGCAATGCTTAAAAAAACGCACAAGGAAGCAATGGATATCATCGAAGCTTTTTCTAATGAAGAACTTTTTACCAAGAAAGTTTTCGATTGGACGGGAACAACTTCGCTCGGCAGCTACTGTGTTTCCGCAACATCGAGCCATTACGATTGGGCAACCAAGGATATTAAAAAAGCGCTGAAGAAGTGGAGGGAGAAATAGCCGTATTCGTATGCACTTTGTTCAAGCAAAAGGAATTTTATCGACTAAAAACGGAATGAACTTGTACCGCGGCTGTACTCACGGGTGCATCTACTGCGACTCACGGAGCGACTGCTATCAAATAAAGCATACGTTCGAAGATATCGAAATAAAAGAGAATGCAATAGAGTTGCTCGAAACTGCTTTACGGCGGAAACGAAATAAGTGCATGATCGGCACCGGTTCTATGACCGATCCGTATATGCCGCTTGAAGAAAAAATCGGTATGACGCGCAAAGCGATAGAAACCGTGTACCGGTATGGGTTCGGCTTTACCGTGATAACAAAATCGCCGCTGATTTTGCGCGACCTTGAACTTTTGCAGGCGGTGAACAAAAAAGCAAAGTGCGTTGTGCAAATGACGCTCACCACATATAACGATAAGCTCTGCAAAATCCTTGAACCGAACGTTGCCGCTACGAGTGAGCGTTTTACGGTGCTTAAAACACTGCGTGATGCGGGCATTCCAACCGTTGTGTGGCTTACGCCTATTCTGCCTTTTATCAACGATACAATAGAAAATATAGAAGGTATTTTGCAGTATTGCATCGAGGCAAAAGTGTTCGGCATCATTTGCTTTGGAATGGGTTTGACGTTAAGAGACGGAAGCCGCGAATTTTTTTACAAAAACCTCGATGCATCATTTCCGGGATTAAAAGAAACATACATGCAACGCTACGGCAATAGCTATTCTGTGATGAGTCCATATAATGCACGATTGATGAATCTATTCCGTACACAGTGCAAAGAAAACGGTATCGAATACAATCCCGATACAATCTTTTCGTATTTAACCGCATTTGAAGATAAGCAACAAGGCGGACAGTTGGAGTTGTTCTGATTCGTGTTTTTCGCTTTGCTATGCTGGAACACCTTGCAAAAGTAATTATGAAGAAACCTAGAAAAGTTTAACTTCTTTTTTTCAAATCTGATGCATTCTGATAGACTGCTGTGCTATAATGGCAGCACTGAGAGGTGGCGTTTATGAAAATATGTACTTGGAATTGCCGGTACGGTTTGACATTAGAAAAAGCTGCTTACCTTTGCCAAGCAGGGTATAATGCTGATATTTATGCTATTCAGGAATATGATATGCGGAATAATAAACCTATACATGAAATTGAAAAACACTTAGGACAATTGCAAGATAAATACGGCGATGGACGAGAATATAAAGACAATGCCGAATCCGGTGGGGATTTAGGTCTCGCGTTGTTTTCAAATACATATCGAATTGAACGCATTTATAGTAATACCATTCCATATAGATATGTTGTGCCATATAAGGTGACGTGCAAAGAAACCAACGAATCTTTTACGCTTATCCATGTGTGGACAAAGATTGCCGACTTGGAAGCTAATCAAAAACAGGATTATATTATGCAGGTAATAGGTGCTCTTGAAAACCCTACCTATAACAAATTATTAATTCCTGAAGATAATAAGGCATTATGGATTGGCGATTTTAACAGCAGTATGCAATTAAAAAATGAAATCGATAAAAACAATCATACGAGGTTTTTAGAAACCATGAAAAAATATGGTCTGGTGAGCGCGTATCATACCAATCGGCAAAAAAAACATGGAAAGGAAGATCAGTTTACTTTTATAGGCACATATAGAAACGGTCAACAAAGATTTTTCAATGATTATATTTTTTATCACCATGATCGATTTAAATGTAAAACGGTAACTATAGGTCGATTTAATACTTTTTCGTTCTTTTCCGATCACTGTCCTGTATTGGCAGAGTTGCAACTCCTTTAGAGCTTTCTCATATTCTACGAAACTTTTTCCAATGAAGAGCTTTTTACCAAGAAAGTTTTCGATTGGACGGGAACAACTTCGCTCGGCAGCTACTGCGTTTCCGCAACATCGAGCCATTACGATTGGGCAACCAAGGATATTAAAAAGGCGCTGAAGAAGTGGAGAGAAGCTCGGTAATGCTGAATATTCACCGATTATCAACAGCGCTTCGGCAGATAAAGAGGGTGATCCGGAACTCAAGGCATTTTCTTCCGTGTCTTTGCCATAGACTTCTGCCATGCCGCTCGCATTAAATCCCAATTTGTCCGGCCGTTTTTTCCAATCATCCGTACCGGTGCTTTTTTTGCCCATGCAATAATTTGAGCTTCGTATTCGCCGAACGGCATATCCATTTCATAAAGCGCTGTAAGTTTTTCGGGAATTCCTTGAAAGTCGATACGAAAACGAGAAGCAAGGAAGCCGTCTGCACTGTAGATATAGGCATGAGGGATTCTGCGTTTTGTGCATGAGGGTTCCGAAAAAGCCGAAATTTTCATACGTTTCATCAAGAAAATAGTCCGCTGATTTATGATCGCGTTCCTTTGCCCGCTTGTATCGTACGAGATTTTGCCATAAAAAACCGGTGTCGTCTTTTGTCATTTGTTTTTTAGTTCCCATACTGAAAAACAGCTCTCACCGATGTGTTCGGTAAGAAATGCGAGGTTTGTGATTTTCGATTTTTGCGTTATGATAAAATTTGCTTCATTCATTCTTCTTTCAATGCTTTTACAATTCCATAGAAAATCAAAAGATAAAGCAGAAATAAAACACCTGTTATGACTATGTACGCAGTTTGTCTAAATCCTGAAAAAACAAAAATCAAATGTTCAACCAGTACCAATACAAGGAAAATACTCGAAAAGATTTTTATATTCGCACTTCCTCTTCCAAAAGAAATCCCAAACATTCCGAATAGAGTAACAAAAAGAAAAACTCCGCCTCCGACAGTAAGAAACATATTCCCTGTTCCTGAAAAAAACCATAGCATATAAATGCGGAAATCCCGAGTGAAATCAAAACTAAAATCCAATTTATTTTCATAAAGTTTTCTCCATACTATGACCCGTTTAACTCATCGGCGGTACAGGCGGAATCGGCGGAGTATTTTGACCGAAAATTGCCGACAGTTCAGGCACGTTTCCGGCTGTCATCCAGTTTGCCATACCGGCTTTCCAAACAAGACTTTCGCGCGTAAACTGTCCGCTTGCTGCCATTTGAGAAAGTGTTGCAACCGTATAGGGGCCTGTTGTCTGTCCGTTTACTGCAACATTGTATTGACTTACTTGCGGCGGAGGCGGCGGAACCGGCTGACTCAATCCGCCCAAAGCGCCGTGCATCATTCCGGCCATATTCTGCCCGATTGCACTTCCCATAGCCATTCCTGCCATCATGCCTGCCGGATTAAAACCGCCGCCGTTGCCAAGGTTTATGCCGATACCGCCTGCCGCTCCCATCTTTCCCAGTGCTTCCGCTCCTGCAATGCCGACTCGTGTCTGCTGGTCAATCTGATGAGCAGCCAGATTTGAACTTTCCGTTCCGAGCCGTCTTTCCCGCTGGTACTCTTCCATGTTGATTTCCGCCATACCTTCCATCTGGCGAATATTGATAGCACTTTTTGCTTTTTCCTGCTCGCTTATGATGTCTGTTGTAACTGCTTTTAATTCACGATAACCTTCGCTTGATTTATCAAGTTCAATATCGCTTATATCAACCGAACTTGTTGTAACACCGAACTCACTTTCAAGCCGTTGTTTTAAAATAGGCTGCAAAACACTACTGACTTCAAAAATCTTTCGTTCAAGATGAATTACGGGAAGCCCTGTATCAAACGGGATATTTGTAACAATAGATTTTATATATTTGCAAACAGCATCCCGAATCTGCAATTTAAAAGCCTCAAGGTCAAAATCAATAAGCCTGTGAAGTTTTATAAATTCTTTGTAATTCGTAAGTCTAAAATTGATAGAACCGCGAACCGCAACGGGAACGGTAAAATTAGTATTGCGTGCATCAGCTACATCAAAAAACGGAACCCCGAATTTTACCTGAATGATTCCCGCAAGGTTTATAAAATAAACTTCCGCTTGAAAAGGGCTCGCCCCGCCGAATGCCGCACCGACAATCGAAGAGAGAATAGGAAGGTTTGCTGTTTTAATCGTATCGTCATAAGGTCCTTCAATATAGTCCTGCATTGTGCCGTCTTTTTGGTGATAAACAAAGACAGCGACTTCACCGTCTTTCACACGCAGACTTGAACCGTAGCGGATTGCGTTCTCTTTTTTTGTAGAATTCGCTTCTTCCGCTCCCTTAGGTCTCCATTTCCAAATCAAATATGTCGGCTCATCACAACGGATAACATCCATTAAACCGCCTTCGTGTTTTTTCTTGAATATGCCCATTAGGTTTACTCCAAAATTATTAATTCAGTATTCCGAGTTTTGTTAAAACGACAAGAAGTACAATTAGTGCTGCAAAACCGCCAAAGACAAAAATCAAAAATTTCTGCCACAATGGCATTCTTATTTTAGTTGTCTTAAAAATTTGGTTTACTTGTGCCAAACTTTCCGGATCCTTAGCAAAAATAAAAGGAGCGCGTGTTTTTAACTGT from the Treponema vincentii F0403 genome contains:
- a CDS encoding ClbS/DfsB family four-helix bundle protein, producing MPRPTTKEDLIKAANEQFAKLWTLIDGMTDEEKSADIVPNDRDKNVRDILVHLYEWHCLLLNWIQSNTNGKPAPFLPASYNWKTYPQMNIEFWEKHQTTPYTDAEAMLKKTHKEAMDIIEAFSNEELFTKKVFDWTGTTSLGSYCVSATSSHYDWATKDIKKALKKWREK
- a CDS encoding endonuclease/exonuclease/phosphatase family protein; its protein translation is MKICTWNCRYGLTLEKAAYLCQAGYNADIYAIQEYDMRNNKPIHEIEKHLGQLQDKYGDGREYKDNAESGGDLGLALFSNTYRIERIYSNTIPYRYVVPYKVTCKETNESFTLIHVWTKIADLEANQKQDYIMQVIGALENPTYNKLLIPEDNKALWIGDFNSSMQLKNEIDKNNHTRFLETMKKYGLVSAYHTNRQKKHGKEDQFTFIGTYRNGQQRFFNDYIFYHHDRFKCKTVTIGRFNTFSFFSDHCPVLAELQLL
- a CDS encoding SPL family radical SAM protein codes for the protein MHFVQAKGILSTKNGMNLYRGCTHGCIYCDSRSDCYQIKHTFEDIEIKENAIELLETALRRKRNKCMIGTGSMTDPYMPLEEKIGMTRKAIETVYRYGFGFTVITKSPLILRDLELLQAVNKKAKCVVQMTLTTYNDKLCKILEPNVAATSERFTVLKTLRDAGIPTVVWLTPILPFINDTIENIEGILQYCIEAKVFGIICFGMGLTLRDGSREFFYKNLDASFPGLKETYMQRYGNSYSVMSPYNARLMNLFRTQCKENGIEYNPDTIFSYLTAFEDKQQGGQLELF
- a CDS encoding SPFH domain-containing protein; translated protein: MGIFKKKHEGGLMDVIRCDEPTYLIWKWRPKGAEEANSTKKENAIRYGSSLRVKDGEVAVFVYHQKDGTMQDYIEGPYDDTIKTANLPILSSIVGAAFGGASPFQAEVYFINLAGIIQVKFGVPFFDVADARNTNFTVPVAVRGSINFRLTNYKEFIKLHRLIDFDLEAFKLQIRDAVCKYIKSIVTNIPFDTGLPVIHLERKIFEVSSVLQPILKQRLESEFGVTTSSVDISDIELDKSSEGYRELKAVTTDIISEQEKAKSAINIRQMEGMAEINMEEYQRERRLGTESSNLAAHQIDQQTRVGIAGAEALGKMGAAGGIGINLGNGGGFNPAGMMAGMAMGSAIGQNMAGMMHGALGGLSQPVPPPPPQVSQYNVAVNGQTTGPYTVATLSQMAASGQFTRESLVWKAGMANWMTAGNVPELSAIFGQNTPPIPPVPPMS